One Candidatus Omnitrophota bacterium genomic window, AAAACTTCAAGAAATAGACTCTGAAATACATGCTTTGATGCTGGAAAAAGAGCTTAAGCCTGCAAAGATAAGGGAGTTGGAGGCGGATTTTGAAGCAAAAAAGCAAGCCCTGGCTGTTTTAGATAAGAAAGTGCTGGATTTACAAAAGCAGAGAAAAGATTTTGAGCTTGAGCTCGGCTCGAAAGAGGAATCAGCAAAAAAACTGCAGACACAGATATTTTCCCTTAAGACCAATAAAGAATATCAGGCGATGCTTCAGCAGATACAGGATATTAAAGCAGATTCGTCTGTTGTTGAAGATAAAATTTTACAGACCCTAGAGCAGCAGGATAAAGTCTCTCAGGAAATATCCGCTGAAAAAATAAAGGTCAAAGAACAGGAAAATATATTCAACCAGGAGAAAAATAAGGTTGAGGCCCGTATCAAAGAAATTGATGGCAGCCTGGACCAGTTAAATAGCCGTCGTAAACAGGCAAGCGAGATCATTAAGCCTAAAATTTTAGCACAGTATGAAAAGATACTATCGAGCCGTGACGGATTGGCTATTGTAAGCGTAGAAAATAATTCCTGTAAAGGCTGCAATATGCATGTGCCTCCACAGGTAATAAATCTTATCAGAATGTACGAACGTATAATTACTTGCGAAGTCTGCAATAGAATACTTTATATTAAAGAGTAGCCATTGGTTACCGTGAAGAAGCTGGAAATATTTATAGATGGGGCATCAAAGGGCAATCCCGGTCCGAGCGGTATAGGCATTGTTGTCTGTGATGGTAGCAATGTTATAAGGAATATTTCTGTTTTTATAGGCGATTCCACTAATAATATTGCGGAATATACTGCTTTAATCTATGGCCTGCAGGAATGTTTGATAATCAGGGCCGATAGCGTTAAGATAAATTCCGACAGCCAGTTGCTTTGCCGGCAATTAAATGGCCAGTACAAAGTTAAGGATCCTGGTATAAAGAGGCTCTATGATCAGGCTATGCATTTATTCACCGGGTTTAAGGAAGTTGTCATTGTAAATATTCCGCGCACGGAAAACAAAGGTGCCGATAAATTGGCTAATGAGGCAGTGAAAAGCCAAGAC contains:
- a CDS encoding reverse transcriptase-like protein; protein product: MKKLEIFIDGASKGNPGPSGIGIVVCDGSNVIRNISVFIGDSTNNIAEYTALIYGLQECLIIRADSVKINSDSQLLCRQLNGQYKVKDPGIKRLYDQAMHLFTGFKEVVIVNIPRTENKGADKLANEAVKSQDKVDLFNL